The proteins below are encoded in one region of Carassius auratus strain Wakin unplaced genomic scaffold, ASM336829v1 scaf_tig00214183_4049273_7079891, whole genome shotgun sequence:
- the LOC113091374 gene encoding transcriptional regulator ATRX-like isoform X3, which produces MSTEVLRPGPVACGGRKLGELIGKLHEYLAVATEDQTEPTLPGHWNGTMAKEYLEQQAHAQSSGTSEMGMLSSSRSRRKPAVVTKHSGMNESDTSSESGAEDGLSVHSSETDTNFLPKGTVFVLPEPVGNEARDDFRGPEFRSRRIYRDSGDRRRGGYEMERVNCTACGQQVNHFQRDSVYMHPMLKVLICKSCFKYYMSDDISKDSEGMDEQCRWCAEGGSLIGCDYCSNAFCKKCVLRNLGRKELSTILEEERKWYCYVCSPEPLVELVLACDSVLESLEQAQKRASRTEPNSVRGKANKGGRGAAYLMGTGGGPEPTAGLYQQMQRFVDLSTALSYSFKEVVQSEREERGNQEERIGQLRMFRTVLDDLQAANSALQESLDHELTGFKRACGVDRHKPKGKGRQKRGMSSQSPGLTKKLVVKLTPVPVSPQPISSACLSIHSSPDRQKIKRGVTDGAQEQRGTVVEIEKGMETEGMAERGEDVENYCVNDEEEEEDEEEEEDQTEQKGLSLSEENKRSPRVKTTPRRRLTNPSTTAEHAGLAEDDSDSDEVPEVLLQNAAAMTNSEDSSSLFAMAGSSWDGDEVSQHVRKQCLFGLVKTTPPDRGSRKRNLKERSSSSSSSSSASSTRGSQDQGSMVRMTRGRAHKVARMSGPSGSSSSEVGGQELESGQSSDSDDQRIKPLTEGVTLLGSGNFQQSSGDEMDIQPGPSLSVEDDDLENSLTGFPHILENLEHLEFCNAIFQ; this is translated from the exons ATGTCTACCGAAGTCCTCAG ACCCGGGCCGGTTGCCTGTGGAGGCAGAAAGCTGGGTGAGCTGATCGGGAAGCTCCATGAGTACTTGGCAGTAGCCACGGAAGACCAGACTGAACCTACTTTACCCGGACACTGGAATG GAACCATGGCCAAAGAATACTTGGAGCAGCAGGCTCACGCCCAG TCCAGTGGCACCTCAGAAATGGGAATGTTGTCGTCATCTCGTTCGAGAAG GAAACCAGCTGTTGTCACCAAGCACAGCGGGATGAACGAGTCAGACACTTCGTCTGAGAGTGGAGCAGAAGATGGACTGTCTGTCCACTCCAGCGAAACCGACACCAACTTCCTACCCAAAG GAACTGTGTTTGTGCTGCCGGAGCCGGTGGGTAATGAAGCACGTGATGATTTCCGTGGTCCAGAATTCCGCAGCAGGCGCATTTACAGGGACAGTGGCGACAGACGCAGAG GAGGATATGAGATGGAGAGGGTAAACTGCACAGCGTGTGGTCAGCAGGTGAATCATTTCCAGCGTGACTCAGTCTACATGCATCCTATGCTCAAAGTCCTCATCTGCAag AGTTGTTTTAAGTATTATATGAGTGATGACATCAGCAAAGATTCAGAAGGGATGGACGAGCAATGCAG GTGGTGTGCAGAGGGAGGcagtctgattggctgtgattacTGCAGTAATGCCTTCTGTAAGAAATGTGTTCTGCGTAACCTGGGGAGGAAGGAGTTGTCCACAATcctggaggaggagaggaagtgGTACTGTTATGTGTGCAGTCCCGAGCCATTGGTGGAGCTGGTTTTGGCCTGCGATTCCGTTCTAGAGAGTCTAGAACAGGCTCAGAAACGAGCCTCCCGTACTGAGCCGAACTCGGTCCGGGggaaggctaataaaggtggacgTGGTGCGGCCTATTTGATGGGGACAGGAGGTGGGCCGGAGCCCACTGCAGGCCTTTACCAGCAAATGCAGCGGTTTGTAGATCTTTCCACAGCTCTGAGCTATTCCTTCAAGGAAGTCGTTCAAAGTGAAAGAGAGGAACGAGGAAACCAAGAAGAGAGAATTGGGCAGCTAAGGATGTTCCGCACTGTGCTGGATGATCTGCAAGCTGCCAACAGTGCATTACAG GAATCCCTAGACCATGAGCTAACTGGGTTCAAACGTGCCTGTGGAGTTGATCGGCATAAGCCAAAAGGAAAAGGAAGACAGAAAAGGGGAATGTCATCACAGAGCCCAGGACTCACTAAAAAGCTGGTGGTTAAACTCACTCCTGTACCGGTTAGTCCACAACCCATCAGCAGTGCGTGTCTGTCCATTCATTCATCACCTGACAGACAAAAGATAAAGAGAGGGGTGACAGATGGAGCACAGGAACAAAGAGGGACAGTGGTGGAGATAGAAAAGGGGATGGAAACAGAGGGAATGGCTGAGAGAGGAGAAGATGTGGAAAATTATTGTGTTAAtgacgaggaggaagaggaagatgaggaggaggaagaggaccaGACTGAGCAAAAAGGTTTGTCTTTATCAGAGGAGAATAAACGTTCTCCACGTGTGAAAACCACACCACGTCGGCGGCTGACGAACCCCAGCACCACAGCTGAGCACGCTGGTTTAGCTGAGGATGACTCTGATTCTGACGAGGTGCCTGAAGTGCTgctccagaacgctgctgccatgACAAACAGTGAAGACTCTTCCTCACTGTTTGCCATGGCAGGTAGCAGTTGGGATGGGGATGAGGTAAGCCAGCATGTCAGAAAGCAGTGTCTCTTTGGACTTGTAAAAACCACACCTCCGGACAGAGGCTCTCGTAAGCGGAATCTCAAAGAGAGATCATcgtcatcctcatcatcctcttcTGCGTCTTCAACGAGGGGCTCCCAGGACCAGGGGTCAATGGTCAGAATGACCAGGGGAAGAGCCCACAAAGTTGCCAGGATGTCGGGACCGAGTGGGAGTTCATCGAGTGAGGTGGGAGGACAGGAACTGGAGAGTGGGCAGAGCAGTGACTCTGACGATCAGAGGATCAAACCGCTGACAGAGGGCGTCACATTGCTGGGCTCTGGAAATTTCCAGCAGTCTTCTG GTGATGAGATGGACATCCAGCCGGGTCCGTCTTTATCCGTGGAGGACGATGATTTAGAAAATAG CTTAACAGGGTTCCCACACATCCTGGAAAACCTGGAACACCTTGAATTTTGTAATGCGATTTTCCAGTAA
- the LOC113091374 gene encoding transcriptional regulator ATRX-like isoform X2 — protein sequence MSTEVLRPGPVACGGRKLGELIGKLHEYLAVATEDQTEPTLPGHWNGTMAKEYLEQQAHAQSSGTSEMGMLSSSRSRRKPAVVTKHSGMNESDTSSESGAEDGLSVHSSETDTNFLPKGTVFVLPEPVGNEARDDFRGPEFRSRRIYRDSGDRRRGGYEMERVNCTACGQQVNHFQRDSVYMHPMLKVLICKSCFKYYMSDDISKDSEGMDEQCRWCAEGGSLIGCDYCSNAFCKKCVLRNLGRKELSTILEEERKWYCYVCSPEPLVELVLACDSVLESLEQAQKRASRTEPNSVRGKANKGGRGAAYLMGTGGGPEPTAGLYQQMQRFVDLSTALSYSFKEVVQSEREERGNQEERIGQLRMFRTVLDDLQAANSALQESLDHELTGFKRACGVDRHKPKGKGRQKRGMSSQSPGLTKKLVVKLTPVPVSPQPISSACLSIHSSPDRQKIKRGVTDGAQEQRGTVVEIEKGMETEGMAERGEDVENYCVNDEEEEEDEEEEEDQTEQKGLSLSEENKRSPRVKTTPRRRLTNPSTTAEHAGLAEDDSDSDEVPEVLLQNAAAMTNSEDSSSLFAMAGSSWDGDEVSQHVRKQCLFGLVKTTPPDRGSRKRNLKERSSSSSSSSSASSTRGSQDQGSMVRMTRGRAHKVARMSGPSGSSSSEVGGQELESGQSSDSDDQRIKPLTEGVTLLGSGNFQQSSGDEMDIQPGPSLSVEDDDLENRAQLPGSHAVMFSVSQDQGCVVC from the exons ATGTCTACCGAAGTCCTCAG ACCCGGGCCGGTTGCCTGTGGAGGCAGAAAGCTGGGTGAGCTGATCGGGAAGCTCCATGAGTACTTGGCAGTAGCCACGGAAGACCAGACTGAACCTACTTTACCCGGACACTGGAATG GAACCATGGCCAAAGAATACTTGGAGCAGCAGGCTCACGCCCAG TCCAGTGGCACCTCAGAAATGGGAATGTTGTCGTCATCTCGTTCGAGAAG GAAACCAGCTGTTGTCACCAAGCACAGCGGGATGAACGAGTCAGACACTTCGTCTGAGAGTGGAGCAGAAGATGGACTGTCTGTCCACTCCAGCGAAACCGACACCAACTTCCTACCCAAAG GAACTGTGTTTGTGCTGCCGGAGCCGGTGGGTAATGAAGCACGTGATGATTTCCGTGGTCCAGAATTCCGCAGCAGGCGCATTTACAGGGACAGTGGCGACAGACGCAGAG GAGGATATGAGATGGAGAGGGTAAACTGCACAGCGTGTGGTCAGCAGGTGAATCATTTCCAGCGTGACTCAGTCTACATGCATCCTATGCTCAAAGTCCTCATCTGCAag AGTTGTTTTAAGTATTATATGAGTGATGACATCAGCAAAGATTCAGAAGGGATGGACGAGCAATGCAG GTGGTGTGCAGAGGGAGGcagtctgattggctgtgattacTGCAGTAATGCCTTCTGTAAGAAATGTGTTCTGCGTAACCTGGGGAGGAAGGAGTTGTCCACAATcctggaggaggagaggaagtgGTACTGTTATGTGTGCAGTCCCGAGCCATTGGTGGAGCTGGTTTTGGCCTGCGATTCCGTTCTAGAGAGTCTAGAACAGGCTCAGAAACGAGCCTCCCGTACTGAGCCGAACTCGGTCCGGGggaaggctaataaaggtggacgTGGTGCGGCCTATTTGATGGGGACAGGAGGTGGGCCGGAGCCCACTGCAGGCCTTTACCAGCAAATGCAGCGGTTTGTAGATCTTTCCACAGCTCTGAGCTATTCCTTCAAGGAAGTCGTTCAAAGTGAAAGAGAGGAACGAGGAAACCAAGAAGAGAGAATTGGGCAGCTAAGGATGTTCCGCACTGTGCTGGATGATCTGCAAGCTGCCAACAGTGCATTACAG GAATCCCTAGACCATGAGCTAACTGGGTTCAAACGTGCCTGTGGAGTTGATCGGCATAAGCCAAAAGGAAAAGGAAGACAGAAAAGGGGAATGTCATCACAGAGCCCAGGACTCACTAAAAAGCTGGTGGTTAAACTCACTCCTGTACCGGTTAGTCCACAACCCATCAGCAGTGCGTGTCTGTCCATTCATTCATCACCTGACAGACAAAAGATAAAGAGAGGGGTGACAGATGGAGCACAGGAACAAAGAGGGACAGTGGTGGAGATAGAAAAGGGGATGGAAACAGAGGGAATGGCTGAGAGAGGAGAAGATGTGGAAAATTATTGTGTTAAtgacgaggaggaagaggaagatgaggaggaggaagaggaccaGACTGAGCAAAAAGGTTTGTCTTTATCAGAGGAGAATAAACGTTCTCCACGTGTGAAAACCACACCACGTCGGCGGCTGACGAACCCCAGCACCACAGCTGAGCACGCTGGTTTAGCTGAGGATGACTCTGATTCTGACGAGGTGCCTGAAGTGCTgctccagaacgctgctgccatgACAAACAGTGAAGACTCTTCCTCACTGTTTGCCATGGCAGGTAGCAGTTGGGATGGGGATGAGGTAAGCCAGCATGTCAGAAAGCAGTGTCTCTTTGGACTTGTAAAAACCACACCTCCGGACAGAGGCTCTCGTAAGCGGAATCTCAAAGAGAGATCATcgtcatcctcatcatcctcttcTGCGTCTTCAACGAGGGGCTCCCAGGACCAGGGGTCAATGGTCAGAATGACCAGGGGAAGAGCCCACAAAGTTGCCAGGATGTCGGGACCGAGTGGGAGTTCATCGAGTGAGGTGGGAGGACAGGAACTGGAGAGTGGGCAGAGCAGTGACTCTGACGATCAGAGGATCAAACCGCTGACAGAGGGCGTCACATTGCTGGGCTCTGGAAATTTCCAGCAGTCTTCTG GTGATGAGATGGACATCCAGCCGGGTCCGTCTTTATCCGTGGAGGACGATGATTTAGAAAATAG ggcTCAGCTTCCGGGTTCTCATGCTGTAATGTTTTCGGTCAGTCAGGACCAAGGCTGTGTGGTTTGCTAA
- the LOC113091374 gene encoding transcriptional regulator ATRX-like isoform X4, with amino-acid sequence MSTEVLRPGPVACGGRKLGELIGKLHEYLAVATEDQTEPTLPGHWNGTMAKEYLEQQAHAQSSGTSEMGMLSSSRSRRKPAVVTKHSGMNESDTSSESGAEDGLSVHSSETDTNFLPKGTVFVLPEPVGNEARDDFRGPEFRSRRIYRDSGDRRRGGYEMERVNCTACGQQVNHFQRDSVYMHPMLKVLICKSCFKYYMSDDISKDSEGMDEQCRWCAEGGSLIGCDYCSNAFCKKCVLRNLGRKELSTILEEERKWYCYVCSPEPLVELVLACDSVLESLEQAQKRASRTEPNSVRGKANKGGRGAAYLMGTGGGPEPTAGLYQQMQRFVDLSTALSYSFKEVVQSEREERGNQEERIGQLRMFRTVLDDLQAANSALQESLDHELTGFKRACGVDRHKPKGKGRQKRGMSSQSPGLTKKLVVKLTPVPVSPQPISSACLSIHSSPDRQKIKRGVTDGAQEQRGTVVEIEKGMETEGMAERGEDVENYCVNDEEEEEDEEEEEDQTEQKGLSLSEENKRSPRVKTTPRRRLTNPSTTAEHAGLAEDDSDSDEVPEVLLQNAAAMTNSEDSSSLFAMAGSSWDGDEVSQHVRKQCLFGLVKTTPPDRGSRKRNLKERSSSSSSSSSASSTRGSQDQGSMVRMTRGRAHKVARMSGPSGSSSSEVGGQELESGQSSDSDDQRIKPLTEGVTLLGSGNFQQSSGDEMDIQPGPSLSVEDDDLENSFFHTQ; translated from the exons ATGTCTACCGAAGTCCTCAG ACCCGGGCCGGTTGCCTGTGGAGGCAGAAAGCTGGGTGAGCTGATCGGGAAGCTCCATGAGTACTTGGCAGTAGCCACGGAAGACCAGACTGAACCTACTTTACCCGGACACTGGAATG GAACCATGGCCAAAGAATACTTGGAGCAGCAGGCTCACGCCCAG TCCAGTGGCACCTCAGAAATGGGAATGTTGTCGTCATCTCGTTCGAGAAG GAAACCAGCTGTTGTCACCAAGCACAGCGGGATGAACGAGTCAGACACTTCGTCTGAGAGTGGAGCAGAAGATGGACTGTCTGTCCACTCCAGCGAAACCGACACCAACTTCCTACCCAAAG GAACTGTGTTTGTGCTGCCGGAGCCGGTGGGTAATGAAGCACGTGATGATTTCCGTGGTCCAGAATTCCGCAGCAGGCGCATTTACAGGGACAGTGGCGACAGACGCAGAG GAGGATATGAGATGGAGAGGGTAAACTGCACAGCGTGTGGTCAGCAGGTGAATCATTTCCAGCGTGACTCAGTCTACATGCATCCTATGCTCAAAGTCCTCATCTGCAag AGTTGTTTTAAGTATTATATGAGTGATGACATCAGCAAAGATTCAGAAGGGATGGACGAGCAATGCAG GTGGTGTGCAGAGGGAGGcagtctgattggctgtgattacTGCAGTAATGCCTTCTGTAAGAAATGTGTTCTGCGTAACCTGGGGAGGAAGGAGTTGTCCACAATcctggaggaggagaggaagtgGTACTGTTATGTGTGCAGTCCCGAGCCATTGGTGGAGCTGGTTTTGGCCTGCGATTCCGTTCTAGAGAGTCTAGAACAGGCTCAGAAACGAGCCTCCCGTACTGAGCCGAACTCGGTCCGGGggaaggctaataaaggtggacgTGGTGCGGCCTATTTGATGGGGACAGGAGGTGGGCCGGAGCCCACTGCAGGCCTTTACCAGCAAATGCAGCGGTTTGTAGATCTTTCCACAGCTCTGAGCTATTCCTTCAAGGAAGTCGTTCAAAGTGAAAGAGAGGAACGAGGAAACCAAGAAGAGAGAATTGGGCAGCTAAGGATGTTCCGCACTGTGCTGGATGATCTGCAAGCTGCCAACAGTGCATTACAG GAATCCCTAGACCATGAGCTAACTGGGTTCAAACGTGCCTGTGGAGTTGATCGGCATAAGCCAAAAGGAAAAGGAAGACAGAAAAGGGGAATGTCATCACAGAGCCCAGGACTCACTAAAAAGCTGGTGGTTAAACTCACTCCTGTACCGGTTAGTCCACAACCCATCAGCAGTGCGTGTCTGTCCATTCATTCATCACCTGACAGACAAAAGATAAAGAGAGGGGTGACAGATGGAGCACAGGAACAAAGAGGGACAGTGGTGGAGATAGAAAAGGGGATGGAAACAGAGGGAATGGCTGAGAGAGGAGAAGATGTGGAAAATTATTGTGTTAAtgacgaggaggaagaggaagatgaggaggaggaagaggaccaGACTGAGCAAAAAGGTTTGTCTTTATCAGAGGAGAATAAACGTTCTCCACGTGTGAAAACCACACCACGTCGGCGGCTGACGAACCCCAGCACCACAGCTGAGCACGCTGGTTTAGCTGAGGATGACTCTGATTCTGACGAGGTGCCTGAAGTGCTgctccagaacgctgctgccatgACAAACAGTGAAGACTCTTCCTCACTGTTTGCCATGGCAGGTAGCAGTTGGGATGGGGATGAGGTAAGCCAGCATGTCAGAAAGCAGTGTCTCTTTGGACTTGTAAAAACCACACCTCCGGACAGAGGCTCTCGTAAGCGGAATCTCAAAGAGAGATCATcgtcatcctcatcatcctcttcTGCGTCTTCAACGAGGGGCTCCCAGGACCAGGGGTCAATGGTCAGAATGACCAGGGGAAGAGCCCACAAAGTTGCCAGGATGTCGGGACCGAGTGGGAGTTCATCGAGTGAGGTGGGAGGACAGGAACTGGAGAGTGGGCAGAGCAGTGACTCTGACGATCAGAGGATCAAACCGCTGACAGAGGGCGTCACATTGCTGGGCTCTGGAAATTTCCAGCAGTCTTCTG GTGATGAGATGGACATCCAGCCGGGTCCGTCTTTATCCGTGGAGGACGATGATTTAGAAAATAG TTTCTTCCACACGCAGTAG
- the LOC113091374 gene encoding transcriptional regulator ATRX-like isoform X1 translates to MSTEVLRPGPVACGGRKLGELIGKLHEYLAVATEDQTEPTLPGHWNGTMAKEYLEQQAHAQSSGTSEMGMLSSSRSRRKPAVVTKHSGMNESDTSSESGAEDGLSVHSSETDTNFLPKGTVFVLPEPVGNEARDDFRGPEFRSRRIYRDSGDRRRGGYEMERVNCTACGQQVNHFQRDSVYMHPMLKVLICKSCFKYYMSDDISKDSEGMDEQCRWCAEGGSLIGCDYCSNAFCKKCVLRNLGRKELSTILEEERKWYCYVCSPEPLVELVLACDSVLESLEQAQKRASRTEPNSVRGKANKGGRGAAYLMGTGGGPEPTAGLYQQMQRFVDLSTALSYSFKEVVQSEREERGNQEERIGQLRMFRTVLDDLQAANSALQESLDHELTGFKRACGVDRHKPKGKGRQKRGMSSQSPGLTKKLVVKLTPVPVSPQPISSACLSIHSSPDRQKIKRGVTDGAQEQRGTVVEIEKGMETEGMAERGEDVENYCVNDEEEEEDEEEEEDQTEQKGLSLSEENKRSPRVKTTPRRRLTNPSTTAEHAGLAEDDSDSDEVPEVLLQNAAAMTNSEDSSSLFAMAGSSWDGDEVSQHVRKQCLFGLVKTTPPDRGSRKRNLKERSSSSSSSSSASSTRGSQDQGSMVRMTRGRAHKVARMSGPSGSSSSEVGGQELESGQSSDSDDQRIKPLTEGVTLLGSGNFQQSSGDEMDIQPGPSLSVEDDDLENRYDSVYIRATHTFPSQALSTGLRLSQTHSSESFDPNLV, encoded by the exons ATGTCTACCGAAGTCCTCAG ACCCGGGCCGGTTGCCTGTGGAGGCAGAAAGCTGGGTGAGCTGATCGGGAAGCTCCATGAGTACTTGGCAGTAGCCACGGAAGACCAGACTGAACCTACTTTACCCGGACACTGGAATG GAACCATGGCCAAAGAATACTTGGAGCAGCAGGCTCACGCCCAG TCCAGTGGCACCTCAGAAATGGGAATGTTGTCGTCATCTCGTTCGAGAAG GAAACCAGCTGTTGTCACCAAGCACAGCGGGATGAACGAGTCAGACACTTCGTCTGAGAGTGGAGCAGAAGATGGACTGTCTGTCCACTCCAGCGAAACCGACACCAACTTCCTACCCAAAG GAACTGTGTTTGTGCTGCCGGAGCCGGTGGGTAATGAAGCACGTGATGATTTCCGTGGTCCAGAATTCCGCAGCAGGCGCATTTACAGGGACAGTGGCGACAGACGCAGAG GAGGATATGAGATGGAGAGGGTAAACTGCACAGCGTGTGGTCAGCAGGTGAATCATTTCCAGCGTGACTCAGTCTACATGCATCCTATGCTCAAAGTCCTCATCTGCAag AGTTGTTTTAAGTATTATATGAGTGATGACATCAGCAAAGATTCAGAAGGGATGGACGAGCAATGCAG GTGGTGTGCAGAGGGAGGcagtctgattggctgtgattacTGCAGTAATGCCTTCTGTAAGAAATGTGTTCTGCGTAACCTGGGGAGGAAGGAGTTGTCCACAATcctggaggaggagaggaagtgGTACTGTTATGTGTGCAGTCCCGAGCCATTGGTGGAGCTGGTTTTGGCCTGCGATTCCGTTCTAGAGAGTCTAGAACAGGCTCAGAAACGAGCCTCCCGTACTGAGCCGAACTCGGTCCGGGggaaggctaataaaggtggacgTGGTGCGGCCTATTTGATGGGGACAGGAGGTGGGCCGGAGCCCACTGCAGGCCTTTACCAGCAAATGCAGCGGTTTGTAGATCTTTCCACAGCTCTGAGCTATTCCTTCAAGGAAGTCGTTCAAAGTGAAAGAGAGGAACGAGGAAACCAAGAAGAGAGAATTGGGCAGCTAAGGATGTTCCGCACTGTGCTGGATGATCTGCAAGCTGCCAACAGTGCATTACAG GAATCCCTAGACCATGAGCTAACTGGGTTCAAACGTGCCTGTGGAGTTGATCGGCATAAGCCAAAAGGAAAAGGAAGACAGAAAAGGGGAATGTCATCACAGAGCCCAGGACTCACTAAAAAGCTGGTGGTTAAACTCACTCCTGTACCGGTTAGTCCACAACCCATCAGCAGTGCGTGTCTGTCCATTCATTCATCACCTGACAGACAAAAGATAAAGAGAGGGGTGACAGATGGAGCACAGGAACAAAGAGGGACAGTGGTGGAGATAGAAAAGGGGATGGAAACAGAGGGAATGGCTGAGAGAGGAGAAGATGTGGAAAATTATTGTGTTAAtgacgaggaggaagaggaagatgaggaggaggaagaggaccaGACTGAGCAAAAAGGTTTGTCTTTATCAGAGGAGAATAAACGTTCTCCACGTGTGAAAACCACACCACGTCGGCGGCTGACGAACCCCAGCACCACAGCTGAGCACGCTGGTTTAGCTGAGGATGACTCTGATTCTGACGAGGTGCCTGAAGTGCTgctccagaacgctgctgccatgACAAACAGTGAAGACTCTTCCTCACTGTTTGCCATGGCAGGTAGCAGTTGGGATGGGGATGAGGTAAGCCAGCATGTCAGAAAGCAGTGTCTCTTTGGACTTGTAAAAACCACACCTCCGGACAGAGGCTCTCGTAAGCGGAATCTCAAAGAGAGATCATcgtcatcctcatcatcctcttcTGCGTCTTCAACGAGGGGCTCCCAGGACCAGGGGTCAATGGTCAGAATGACCAGGGGAAGAGCCCACAAAGTTGCCAGGATGTCGGGACCGAGTGGGAGTTCATCGAGTGAGGTGGGAGGACAGGAACTGGAGAGTGGGCAGAGCAGTGACTCTGACGATCAGAGGATCAAACCGCTGACAGAGGGCGTCACATTGCTGGGCTCTGGAAATTTCCAGCAGTCTTCTG GTGATGAGATGGACATCCAGCCGGGTCCGTCTTTATCCGTGGAGGACGATGATTTAGAAAATAGGTACGATTCAGTCTACATCAGGGCCACACACACTTTCCCATCACAGGCCTTATCCACTGGACTTCGGCTGTCCCAAACGCACTCCAGCGAAAGCTTTGATCCAAACCTTGTTTAA